The nucleotide sequence attttcttttcttcccAATTTTCTTATTTCTTTTCGTTTCCTATTATTGtagaacaaaaaaatgaaaaatttcacaCCAGATTTTCATCTCTCCACTACATCACAATAGTTCCATCATTTACACAGAATGGTATGTTAATCGCTGGAACAACATCCTCCTCGTCACATATATCGCTTTACGCGTTTGTGCATCTTGGAGTGATGATAAGTTTTCCTGACATCGCTTCTTGATGCACAGGCTGAGTATCAATTCCTGATACTGTAGAGTAAAAGTGAAAAAGGATTGTTTGTTGAGATTAAGTTTGAGAACACCTTTTATTAACCTTTACTCAATGACACAGCCTTCCTCAAAGAAAGTTGCTCCAGCTCCATTTGCTGCCAAATCTAGCAAATCAACCGAGTCCAAGAACCCATTACTCGAATCCACCCCAAAAAACTTTGGTATTGGTCAGTCAATCCAACCAAAGAGAAACTTGTCAAGATTCGTCAAATGGCCAGAATACGTTAGATTGCAAAgacaaaagaagattttgtCATTGAGATTGAAAGTTCCACCTTCCATTGCACAATTTAACTACACCCTCGACAAAAACACAGCTACTCAAGCTTTCAAGTTGTTCAATAAATATAGACCAGAAACCACTGctgaaaagaaggaaagaTTAACCAAGGAAGCTGCTGCAGTTGCAGAGGGTAAATCCGCTAAGGATGCTTCATCAAAACCGGTTGTTGTCAAATACGGTTTGAATCATGTTGTCTCTcttattgaaaacaagaaagCCAAGTTGGTTCTTATTGCTAATGATGTTGACccaattgaattggttgtATTCTTGCCAGCTTTATGTAAGAAAATGGGTATTCCATACGCCATTGTCAAAGGTAAGGCTAGATTGGGAACGTTGGTTCACAAGAAGACTTCATCAGTTGCTGCTTTGACCGAAGTCAATTCTGCCGATGAAGGTGAATTGTCTAAATTGATCTCCACCATCAATGCTAATTATTTTGAGAAGTACGATGAGAATAAGAAACACTGGGGTGGTGGTATCATGGGATCAAAGGCCAACGATAAGCTTTCCAGGAAAGCTAAAGCAATTGCTTCTGCCAGTTAGTAGAGTATACATTTACGGTGAATAAGATTTAGGAATTTAGACAAGACGTTGTAGATTAGTTATAGAGCTTGTTGTGGACAATTGTTGCAGCTTACTTCTTAGCCACTAAGTAACCACTAAGCTATAGAATTCAATAGCACTTTCCCCGCTCTCTGTGTATGACTAGACCACATTCTACCAGAAATATAGTCTAATGGACTAGTGATACAACAACACTTTATTTGGTAGTCATTTATAGGGCTATAACCatgtatttttttgtctcCCTAATACGGAAAAATAGTGCGGCGTGCAGGATTGTTTCACTAGCATTTCTAAGTAGACGAAAAATTATTTACCACTTTGACTGTTTTCTACGTACAAACCAATCAATATACAACAAAGGTATGTTCAACAGATATTGCTGATTCATGAATCAGGTTCAGATGTAAAGGAAGAGGAGTACTCCTTGAAGGGCTTTTGCGGCTTGGCCAATGAACCAGTGGATACGAAATTATTCATCTTCGACAACATACAATCAGTGGTCTTCCCTAGAAACAAAATACTAACTAGTAATAGATGGCTAAAAGTAAGAACCACACTAACCATAACCAAAACAAGAAGGCTCACAAGAACGGTATTAAAAAGCCAAAGACCTACAAGTACCCATCATTGAAAGGTGTTGATGCTAAATTCAGAAGAAACCACAGATATGCTTTGCACGGTACTGCTAAAGCCTTGGCTAAAGCTAGAGCTGCTAACTAGGTTCAAtagtttttgaataaagGTTATTTTAAAGTTATTACGAAAATTAATTTGAGGCTACGGTGATTTATTAGTTTTGCAAGAAATGTACAATGGTTCTAATGTACTTTAAACTATGAATCCTATTACTCGGGCAGTAGTATTTTCTATCTCTATAACAATGCATTAGAATATGTCAAGATAAACGGACTTTTATGTAACTCGCTATCAAATGAGTAGGAAGAGATTCGTAGCGATTAAAGTTTCGCATAGGAAGCTGCACTTACATTGGTAATGCGCTTGTTTACCTGGTGCGGTTCCGATGAAGATGTAGTGAATGCTTCAGATATGTCACAGATGAATCTCTCAGTGGTACTTTTCAGCTATTGCAGTCAAACAATTAAACTTTCCATAAATGTGGGAGACGAATTGGGGCCTAGCAAActaattgatgattgatCAGTATTAAATTTGGTGAAACTAAACAATCTCCCTTTCTACTTAGTACAAACtttatttttgcaaccagATTCTTGAACCTTCACCTTCACCACATTCTACTACCAAAATGTCAGAAAGGGAATTTAATGTCCATTGCCGAGTTGTCATCAAGAACCTCCACTATCTCACTACAGAGGAGGATTTGCGTGCCTTGTTTGAGAAATACGATCCGTAAGTATTACCTTTTGTTATACAATTTTTGGCAGCACTCACTAACGTGTAAGGGTAACTATCTTGATTCCTAGTTATACCGTCAAGTTGGGCAAAGGCGGAAAGCGAAGGTCTTATGGATTTGCTTACGTTGAGTTTCTGACTCGagaacaagttgaagaagctgTCAAGGAGCTAAATGGAAGTGCTCTCAATGGGAAGAAGCTCATAATTAAGGC is from Candida orthopsilosis Co 90-125, chromosome 1 draft sequence and encodes:
- a CDS encoding Rpl82 predicted ribosomal protein, with protein sequence MPSSKKVAPAPFAAKSSKSTESKNPLLESTPKNFGIGQSIQPKRNLSRFVKWPEYVRLQRQKKILSLRLKVPPSIAQFNYTLDKNTATQAFKLFNKYRPETTAEKKERLTKEAAAVAEGKSAKDASSKPVVVKYGLNHVVSLIENKKAKLVLIANDVDPIELVVFLPALCKKMGIPYAIVKGKARLGTLVHKKTSSVAALTEVNSADEGELSKLISTINANYFEKYDENKKHWGGGIMGSKANDKLSRKAKAIASAS
- a CDS encoding Rpl29 predicted ribosomal protein L29 (the C. parapsilosis ortholog has an intron in the UTR; similar to C. parapsilosis CPAR2_209360 and C. albicans RPL29), yielding MAKSKNHTNHNQNKKAHKNGIKKPKTYKYPSLKGVDAKFRRNHRYALHGTAKALAKARAAN